The proteins below come from a single Aegilops tauschii subsp. strangulata cultivar AL8/78 chromosome 6, Aet v6.0, whole genome shotgun sequence genomic window:
- the LOC109745475 gene encoding pentatricopeptide repeat-containing protein At1g33350 encodes MLPAPPPFSHSEFVGVLSRCATLAHLKQLHAHSVVTARAATQPTTFHLLRFASLRLSCLPYARRLFDSTPYPNVFLYSAMLSAYAAASPAQAYARDALALFLRMLRRGRSAPNQFVYPLVLRAACVVGIQLVRSIHSHAYKSGFHAHDVVRTSLLDGYSRYGLMLDARKLFDGLTERNVVSWTALLSGYTRAGKVGDAIVLFERMPERDVAAWNAMIAGCTQNGLFLEALGICSRMVEEGFWPNGTTVACLLSACGHLGMLKIGKVIHGYAWRSCVGFGSSVVNGLIDMYGKCGTLKAARWMFDEFSDKSLTTWNCLINCLALHGHSKSAIAVFGEMRDSGIEPDEVTFVGLLNACTHGGFVDEGLMYFELMCDELRIEPEIEHYGCIIDLLGRAARFEDVMNVIKDMKVQPDEVIWGSLLNACRIHRQLELAEFAIRKLLQLNPNNVNYVVMLANLYSEGGSWEQVMKVRKLMQEDMGKKVPGCSWIEVDRKTHMFYSGDDTHPVSEDICNTLVELVASMEMCLD; translated from the coding sequence ATGCTTCCGGCACCTCCTCCGTTCTCCCACAGCGAGTTCGTCGGCGTTCTCTCCCGCTGCGCCACCCTCGCTCACCTGAAGCAGCTCCATGCCCACTCCGTCGTCACCGCCCGCGCCGCCACGCAGCCCACCACCTTCCACCTCCTCCGTTTCGCATCCCTCCGCCTCTCCTGCCTCCCCTACGCCCGCCGCCTCTTCGACTCCACGCCCTATCCCAATGTCTTCCTCTACTCCGCCATGCTCTCCGCCTACGCCGCCGCGTCCCCCGCGCAGGCGTACGCCCGGGACGCCCTCGCCCTCTTCCTCCGTATGCTCCGCCGCGGCCGCTCCGCGCCCAACCAGTTCGTCTACCCGCTGGTCCTCCGCGCCGCCTGCGTCGTCGGCATCCAGCTGGTTAGGTCGATCCATTCCCACGCCTACAAGAGCGGGTTCCACGCGCATGATGTTGTAAGGACTTCGCTGCTTGATGGGTACTCGAGGTATGGCTTGATGCTGGACGCACGAAAGCTGTTTGATGGTTTGACCGAGAGGAATGTGGTCTCCTGGACCGCGCTACTGTCCGGCTACACAAGGGCCGGGAAGGTCGGAGACGCGATTGTTCTGTTTGAACGGATGCCCGAGAGGGATGTGGCTGCGTGGAATGCGATGATCGCTGGCTGCACGCAGAATGGGTTGTTTCTGGAGGCTCTGGGGATTTGTAGCAGGATGGTGGAAGAGGGGTTCTGGCCGAATGGGACCACAGTTGCTTGTCTGCTGTCTGCATGTGGGCACCTTGGGATGCTGAAAATCGGTAAGGTGATCCATGGTTATGCGTGGAGGAGCTGTGTTGGTTTTGGCTCGTCTGTTGTGAATGGGTTGATTGATATGTATGGCAAATGCGGGACTTTGAAGGCGGCGAGGTGGATGTTTGATGAGTTTTCCGACAAGAGTCTGACCACATGGAATTGTCTGATTAATTGCCTTGCACTACATGGGCACAGCAAGAGTGCAATTGCTGTCTTCGGTGAGATGAGGGACTCAGGAATTGAACCGGATGAGGTTACATTTGTGGGATTGTTAAATGCGTGCACCCATGGTGGATTTGTCGATGAAGGGCTTATGTACTTTGAACTCATGTGCGATGAGCTGAGAATTGAGCCAGAGATTGAGCATTATGGGTGCATCATTGACCTTCTTGGTCGAGCAGCACGATTTGAAGATGTAATGAATGTTATCAAAGATATGAAAGTCCAACCAGATGAGGTCATTTGGGGGTCACTTCTCAATGCCTGTAGGATACACAGACAGCTAGAGCTTGCTGAGTTTGCTATAAGAAAATTACTGCAGTTGAATCCAAACAATGTTAATTATGTTGTGATGCTGGCAAACTTATACAGTGAAGGTGGATCCTGGGAACAGGTTATGAAGGTACGGAAGCTGATGCAGGAGGATATGGGCAAGAAAGTGCCTGGTTGTAGTTGGATCGAGGTGGATCGCAAGACACACATGTTTTACTCTGGTGACGATACTCATCCTGTATCAGAGGATATCTGTAACACTCTTGTGGAATTAGTGGCCTCAATGGAAATGTGCCTGGATTAA